The following proteins are encoded in a genomic region of Bacteroidota bacterium:
- a CDS encoding amino acid permease, with protein IVFKLAASAPIDMLAEDQLIMEKIAIWGPMILIGLAAATISSALGSVLVAPRTIQALGADNSLPLPGINKWLETGVGAVNEPRNATILTGGLALIIVMAGNVDFVARLISMFFMVTYGSLCAISFLEHFAARPDYRPSFRSRWYVSLFGAIICTLMMFLMDPLYAIVAILFMSGLYILVARKSKGKTGLAAMFEGVMTQANRYMSVRLQERRRRISASEWRPSVIMINDRTFDRRSPLQFMRWICHRYGFGTYLHFIKGPLNTKTFAQSEQIKERLIRQARQQKSPVYMDTVVSPSMTSALAQSLQIPGVSGLNNNSILFEFSIHDEDAILEEVAESCLFSSNSKMTRLVLRHSDFYFGERKSIHIWLTWNDRENAYLMILFSYILLGHPDWADAEIKVFAAMPMNQLAERRREFQQFMSDGRIPVSEKNIRFLPIDDVEAYRERVSRLSADADLLVVGFDLKGLAERKGETFKSHSTNKDVLFVNAHSELSMD; from the coding sequence CATCGTTTTCAAACTCGCGGCATCTGCGCCCATTGATATGCTGGCAGAAGACCAGTTGATCATGGAGAAAATTGCTATCTGGGGGCCGATGATTTTGATAGGCCTTGCAGCAGCAACCATCAGTTCGGCACTGGGCTCTGTACTGGTCGCACCCCGGACAATTCAGGCCCTCGGTGCAGATAACAGCTTGCCGTTACCAGGTATCAACAAATGGTTGGAAACGGGTGTAGGTGCGGTTAATGAACCCCGGAATGCAACCATTTTAACAGGCGGACTTGCGCTGATCATCGTGATGGCCGGCAACGTCGACTTTGTCGCCCGCCTGATCTCCATGTTTTTCATGGTGACCTATGGTTCACTCTGCGCAATTAGTTTCCTCGAACACTTTGCTGCGCGCCCAGATTATCGCCCAAGCTTCCGCTCGCGGTGGTACGTGAGCCTCTTTGGTGCCATCATCTGTACGTTGATGATGTTTCTCATGGACCCGCTCTATGCGATTGTGGCAATTCTGTTTATGTCGGGTCTTTACATCCTGGTAGCAAGAAAATCAAAAGGCAAAACCGGGCTTGCTGCAATGTTTGAAGGCGTTATGACGCAGGCCAACCGGTACATGAGCGTTCGCCTGCAGGAGCGCCGGCGTCGGATCTCTGCGTCGGAATGGCGGCCAAGCGTCATCATGATCAACGACCGTACTTTCGACAGGCGGTCTCCGCTGCAATTTATGCGGTGGATTTGTCATCGCTATGGATTTGGGACCTATCTGCACTTTATCAAAGGCCCGCTCAACACTAAAACATTTGCGCAAAGCGAGCAGATTAAAGAGCGCTTGATCCGGCAAGCCCGCCAGCAAAAAAGTCCGGTTTATATGGATACGGTTGTGAGCCCGTCTATGACCTCGGCCCTCGCCCAGAGCTTGCAGATACCCGGCGTTTCCGGCCTTAACAACAATTCAATCCTGTTCGAATTCTCGATCCACGACGAAGATGCCATTCTGGAAGAAGTAGCGGAGAGTTGCCTGTTTTCTTCCAATTCCAAAATGACCCGGCTCGTGTTGCGGCACAGTGATTTCTATTTTGGAGAGCGCAAAAGCATCCATATCTGGCTTACCTGGAATGACAGGGAAAATGCCTACCTGATGATTCTCTTCAGTTACATCCTGTTGGGGCACCCCGACTGGGCCGACGCTGAAATCAAGGTCTTCGCGGCCATGCCGATGAATCAGTTGGCAGAGCGCCGGCGCGAATTCCAGCAATTCATGTCGGATGGCCGGATTCCAGTATCAGAGAAAAACATCCGCTTCCTCCCCATTGACGACGTAGAAGCCTATCGCGAGCGCGTTTCCCGACTTTCAGCAGACGCTGACCTCCTCGTTGTCGGCTTTGACCTCAAAGGCCTCGCGGAGCGCAAAGGCGAAACCTTTAAAAGCCATTCCACCAACAAAGACGTGCTCTTCGTGAACGCCCACAGCGAACTCTCGATGGATTGA